From Astyanax mexicanus isolate ESR-SI-001 chromosome 11, AstMex3_surface, whole genome shotgun sequence, the proteins below share one genomic window:
- the frzb gene encoding secreted frizzled-related protein 3: protein MLSPSSSSPHETLVRLLAVVSVLCGARRAAAASCEPVRIPMCKSMPWNMTKMPNHLHHSTQANAVLAIEQFEGLLGTRCSPELLFFLCAMYAPICTIDFQHDPIKPCKAVCERAKCGCEPVMKRYNHTWPESLACEELPVYDRGVCISPEAIVKVEGPDNPYNQDPSKCNPESNPDFPSDSNNGNCKGVSERCKCKSVRPAQKTYMKNNYNYVIRARVKEIKSRNHDLSAIVEVKDVLKSSLVNIPRDTVTLHYSSGCPCPPLTANEEYLIMGYENEERSRLLLIDNSIAQKWKDRLGRKVKRWESSRSPGNRSGRPSRY, encoded by the exons ATGTTGTCGCCGTCGTCTTCGTCACCTCACGAGACCCTCGTGCGCCTGCTGGCCGTGGTGAGCGTGCTGTGTGGCGCCCGACGCGCAGCTGCCGCATCCTGCGAGCCCGTGCGCATCCCCATGTGCAAGTCCATGCCCTGGAACATGACCAAGATGCCCAACCACCTGCACCACAGCACGCAGGCCAACGCCGTGCTGGCCATCGAGCAGTTCGAGGGTCTGCTGGGCACGCGCTGCAGCCCCGAGCTGCTGTTCTTCCTGTGCGCCATGTACGCGCCCATCTGCACCATCGACTTCCAGCACGACCCCATCAAGCCCTGCAAGGCCGTGTGCGAGCGTGCCAAGTGCGGCTGCGAGCCAGTCATGAAACGCTACAACCACACTTGGCCCGAGAGCCTGGCGTGCGAGGAGCTGCCTGTGTATGACCGCGGGGTCTGCATCTCACCTGAGGCCATAGTCAAGGTGGAGGGACCAG ATAATCCCTACAATCAAGACCCATCCAAATGCAACCCCG AGTCGAACCCGGACTTCCCCTCAGACTCCAACAACGGAAACTGTAAAGGAGTCAGTG AACGTTGCAAGTGCAAGTCTGTGAGACCCGCCCAAAAAACCTACATGAAGAACAACTATAATTATG tcATAAGAGCCCGAGTGAAAGAGATAAAGAGCCGTAATCATGACCTCAGCGCCATCGTGGAAGTGAAAGATGTCCTGAAATCATCTTTGGTCAACATTCCTCGGGACACGGTCACTCTGCACTACAGCTCAGGCTGCCCCTGCCCCCCTCTCACCGCTAACGAGGAATATCTCATCATGGGCTACGAGAACGAGGAACGCTCCAG GTTGCTGCTCATTGATAACTCTATTGCACAGAAGTGGAAGGACCGGTTAGGACGCAAAGTGAAG CGTTGGGAGAGCAGCAGAAGTCCGGGAAATCGTTCAGGAAGACCCAGCCGCTACTAA